The DNA sequence GAGTAGCAAAACCCTCAAATTCTACGAAAAAAAGAGTTTGGGGGAGTTAGAACCAAAATATTGAGATAGGAGGGTGCAAAATGGCTAAAAAAATGCGGGGTGTAGTGTTGCACGCGGACTGGGATCCAAAACCGGAATTCAAGTTGGGTCCCAAGGATATCGAGGGTAGACAGACCTACCTGGGAAGCAAAGTGTGGCGTAACCCTAGAGTTGTTATCGAGGAGCGGGATGTTCCGAAACCCGGCCCGGGCGAGGTTCTTATTGAAGTTAAAGCCTGCGGGATTTGCGGTAGTGATGTACACATGGCCCAGCCCGATGATGACGGATATATCTGGTATCCTGGCCTTACCGGCTTCCCCTCTATTCTGGGCCATGAGTTTTCCGGCGTGGTAGTAGAGGCCGGTCCCGGCGCCAAAAACAAGGCAACTAATAAGCCCTTTAAGGGTGGCGAGGCTGTTTGCGCCGAGGAGATGTTGTGGTGTGGGAGTTGCCAACCCTGCGCTGACGGTTGGCCCAATCATTGCGAGCGGCTGGATGAGATTGGCTTTAATGTTGACGGAGCCTTTGCCAAGTACATCGTTGTTCCTGACCGGGTGGTATGGCCCCTGGATCCTCTGAAAGACGTTTACAGTGGTGAAGAGTTGTTTTTGGCCGGCAGCCTGGTGGAGCCTACTTCCGTTGCTTATAACGCCGTGGTTGAGCGTGGTGGCGGGATTCGGCCTGGTGACAATGTTGTGATTTGCGGTGGCGGCCCCGTTGGTATTGCTGCCTGCGCCATCATGAAGCGCATGGGAGCGGCACGGGTAATCCTTTCCGAGCCGGAACCGACCCGGGCGGAGTTGGGCAAAAAGATGGGTGCCGACTATGTAATTAACCCTTTGACCGAGGACTTCGTACAGCGGGTTATGGATATTACTGATGGTTATGGTGCAGCCCTTTATCTGGAAGCCACTGGTCTTCCTACCGTAGTTTATCCGCAAATTGAACAGTGCGTTTGGGAAGGTCGCGCCTTGAACGCTAAGATTGTGGTGGTAGCCCGTGCAGACGCCAAGATGCCAGTTACCGCTGAAGTTCTGCAAGTGCGCCGCGCCCAGATCATTGGTGCCCAAGGTCATTCCGGCCACGGCACCTTCCCACGGGTTATCCAGGCCATGGCCACCGGTATGAACATGCTGCCCATGATTACCAAACAGATAACCCTGGACGAGGTGCCCGAGAACCTGGTTATGCTGCGAACCGACCGGAAGGAATGCAAGATCACCGTTCGGCTGGACAAAGAATAAGGCAAGGTGGTGAGTGACGGCGGGGAACGNNNNNNNNNNNNNNNNNNNNNNNNNNNNNNNNNNNNNNNNNNNNNNNNNNNNNNNNNNNNNNNNNNNNNNNNNNNNNNNNNNNNNNNNNNNNNNNNNNNNNNNNNNNNNNNNNNNNNNNNNNNNNNNNNNNNNNNNNNNNNNNNNNNNNNNNNNNNNNNNNNNNNNNNNNNNNNNNNNNNNNNNNNNNNNNNNNNNNNNNNNNNNNNNNNNNNNNNNNNNNNNNNNNNNNNNNNNNNNNNNNNNNNNNNNNNNNNNNNNNNNNNNNNNNNNNNNNNNNNNNNNNNNNNNNNNNNNNNNNNNNNNNNNNNNNNNNNNNNNNNNNNNNNNNNNNNNNNNNNCCGGCGGTTAGCGAGTTTAGCGCTGGGGACAGGGTTGTGGTAGATCCCAATCTTACCTGCGGATCTTGTGGTTACTGTAAGACGGGGCGTCCGAATATGTGTGAAAACATGACCACACTAGGAATATTTGTCGATGGTGGATTTGCCGAATATAACGTGGCTCCCGCCAAGGCCCTGCATAAGATCAGCAAGGATGTGCCTCCCGAAATCGCAGTATTTGCAGAACCTCTCTCCTGTGTGGTTAACGCAACGCAAAAAATAGGCCTTGAGCCTGGTGAGAACGTCGTAGTTTTGGGCGCGGGCCCTATCGGATTGTATTTCACCCAACTGCTCAAGGCTGCCGGAGCGGGCAAGATTATAGTTTCCGAAATTTCCGAGTTCAGAAAAAAATATGCTCTGGAGAGCGGAGCTACAAGGGTGGTAGACCCGACCACGGAGGATTTGGTCGAGGTTGTACGTCAGGAAACGGGAGCAGGGGTGGATGTGGCAGTAGACGCCGTAGGTTGTTTGATAAAGGACGCGATGGCAGTGGTCCGCAGGGGAGGGAGGATTCTACTGTTCGGCCAGAACCAGAATGCCCGAGCCGAGATTGCTCAAAACGACATAACCAGGAACGAACTGACAGTGATGGGGAGTTTTATTGCCAGATATACCTTTCCGCCTACTATCAAGATTCTTGAAAGTGGTATCCTGCCGCTGGAGAAACTGATAACTCATCGCCTGTCCTTGGCGGAAATAGAGAAAGGATTTGAGGCCATGCGCAGAGGAGACGCGCTGGAGGTTGTGGTGATACCACACGAAAGATAATAAATAAGATTCAAAAAAAGGAGGATGTCATATGAGCAAATGGGGCCTTCCGCTGAAAAATGGCGGTCATATGGACAAGGCCGACGGAATCTATCTACAAAACATGACCTGGAAGCAGATTGAAGAGCGTCTCAAGAAAAACGACATCATCATTATTCCTGTTGGTGCCACGGAGGCCCACGGACCCCATGCCTGCATCGGCGAGGACACTTTCCTGGTAACCCGTATGGCTGAGCTGGTAGCCAAGAAGACTGGCTGTACCGTTTCGCAGCCTCTGTGGTGGGGTTCCCATCCGTACCATCACGTGGGCATGCCTGGCACAGTGGTGGTACCTGAGGATATCTTTATCGGGATGCTGAAGTCCATAATGGCCGGATACTGGAACATGGGCTTCCGTAAGATGATCCTGCTTAACGGTCACGGGCAAGAGTACGTTATTCCCACTGCTATTCACCAGTTTGCAAAAACCTATCAGGTTCCAATGATTGCGATTAACGTGAACTGGTATCATGCCATCCAGGATCAGTTCAAGACCAAAGAAGAGGGCGGTCCGTACGAGACCAAGTTTATTCACGCGGACGAGGTAGAAACTTCCTGGTCTCTGGCCCTATTCCCTGAGATGATCAAGATGGAAGATGCAGTAGATACCAACCCGCGGGGATATCTACCCGAAGGGCATGTTGATAAAGCAGGCAACCTGCTGCATAGACCCATTGCATGGTATGGTCATGTTGGTCTCGGTCCCATTGAAGTATCTGCATATCCGGAGGGGGTTGTTGGGAAGGCTACCTTGGCTGATGCGAAGAAGGCAATCCCGGGTATCGAGGCTTTCCTCGATTACATGGTGAAGTTGCATGACGATATCCTTAAGCGGTTCCCGCCTGGAGTTCTGCCGCCTATCGACGAAATCACTCAACGGCCGAAGGAAGAAATAGAAGCCGTTCTAAAAGGGCCGCTGAAGGGTGGTCGTAGCATTTATTCTCTACATTATCCTCCTGCATAGGTTGTTATTCTTCTTTAAAACAAGGGCCGCCTCTGAGGCGGCCTCAAAATTAAAGTCAGAGGAGAGCTGAAACGTGCAAAAGTGCATTGTTGTTTCCGGCCAGACGAAATTCGACGCTTTAGCATTTAAAGAGGGATTGGAAGAGGGTATTCGGAAAGTGGCTACTCTGGGCTATGATGCCGTGGAATTGGCCGTGCGGGATCCGGCCCTGGTGGATTTAAAGGGGTTGGTAGGACTTACCAGAGAGCTGGGGTTGCCCGTTGTGGCTATCGGTACCGGTCAGGCTTACGGCGACGAGGGATTGAGTTTTACCGACCCCGATGAATCGGTGCGGAGAAAGGCCGTGGAGCGAATCAAACGGCAGGTTGAATTTGCGGCCAATTTTGGTGCTCAGGTAATTATTGGTTTGATCCGCGGTAAGAGACTACCAGAAGTGGCAGAAGAGAGGGCAAGGGATTGGCTTCTTGCTGCGCTGAAGGAATGTGCGGGGTATGCCGAGCAATATGGTGTTTGTCTGACCCTTGAACCGATTAATCGTTACGAAACAAATCT is a window from the Calderihabitans maritimus genome containing:
- the iolO gene encoding 5-keto-L-gluconate epimerase, producing the protein MQKCIVVSGQTKFDALAFKEGLEEGIRKVATLGYDAVELAVRDPALVDLKGLVGLTRELGLPVVAIGTGQAYGDEGLSFTDPDESVRRKAVERIKRQVEFAANFGAQVIIGLIRGKRLPEVAEERARDWLLAALKECAGYAEQYGVCLTLEPINRYETNLINTIAEAMEIIDATGMSNIGILADTFHMNIEEPSMEESLRSCARYLTHLHVADSNRWVPGYGHIDFPSLIRLLRDIDYKGAVSAEILPKPDPKRCAEMTLDYMIKLGL
- the iolN gene encoding 3-dehydro-scyllo-inosose hydrolase, with the protein product MSKWGLPLKNGGHMDKADGIYLQNMTWKQIEERLKKNDIIIIPVGATEAHGPHACIGEDTFLVTRMAELVAKKTGCTVSQPLWWGSHPYHHVGMPGTVVVPEDIFIGMLKSIMAGYWNMGFRKMILLNGHGQEYVIPTAIHQFAKTYQVPMIAINVNWYHAIQDQFKTKEEGGPYETKFIHADEVETSWSLALFPEMIKMEDAVDTNPRGYLPEGHVDKAGNLLHRPIAWYGHVGLGPIEVSAYPEGVVGKATLADAKKAIPGIEAFLDYMVKLHDDILKRFPPGVLPPIDEITQRPKEEIEAVLKGPLKGGRSIYSLHYPPA
- a CDS encoding zinc-binding dehydrogenase; amino-acid sequence: PAVSEFSAGDRVVVDPNLTCGSCGYCKTGRPNMCENMTTLGIFVDGGFAEYNVAPAKALHKISKDVPPEIAVFAEPLSCVVNATQKIGLEPGENVVVLGAGPIGLYFTQLLKAAGAGKIIVSEISEFRKKYALESGATRVVDPTTEDLVEVVRQETGAGVDVAVDAVGCLIKDAMAVVRRGGRILLFGQNQNARAEIAQNDITRNELTVMGSFIARYTFPPTIKILESGILPLEKLITHRLSLAEIEKGFEAMRRGDALEVVVIPHER
- the iolM gene encoding scyllo-inosose 3-dehydrogenase; its protein translation is MAKKMRGVVLHADWDPKPEFKLGPKDIEGRQTYLGSKVWRNPRVVIEERDVPKPGPGEVLIEVKACGICGSDVHMAQPDDDGYIWYPGLTGFPSILGHEFSGVVVEAGPGAKNKATNKPFKGGEAVCAEEMLWCGSCQPCADGWPNHCERLDEIGFNVDGAFAKYIVVPDRVVWPLDPLKDVYSGEELFLAGSLVEPTSVAYNAVVERGGGIRPGDNVVICGGGPVGIAACAIMKRMGAARVILSEPEPTRAELGKKMGADYVINPLTEDFVQRVMDITDGYGAALYLEATGLPTVVYPQIEQCVWEGRALNAKIVVVARADAKMPVTAEVLQVRRAQIIGAQGHSGHGTFPRVIQAMATGMNMLPMITKQITLDEVPENLVMLRTDRKECKITVRLDKE